From one Bifidobacterium sp. WK012_4_13 genomic stretch:
- a CDS encoding carbohydrate ABC transporter permease, whose protein sequence is MTSVGIKTRDAIRRPRKHRSGGEWAILALLIVGGLIMLFPLLVILLNAFKSATDYATNGPLGFPREFSLKGIQTFWNATEFPWRIWTSVWTSGLVAAFAVVLSSLSAYALGIGRVKGRSWIVLLIMLANMMPQEALLYPLYMMFKSIGLYDSDWAIVIIFTVLQSAFGTYLLSSVYGTFPKAILEAATIDGASRWQIFHKVVLPVSRPTLSVLLVFFFVWTWNEYMIPNAFLISSRTQTVPIALSTLSGQNMMDATTTAGASLISIVPTLIFFLIFQKTLARGITVGSVK, encoded by the coding sequence ATGACTAGCGTTGGAATCAAGACTCGAGATGCAATACGTCGTCCAAGGAAGCATCGCTCCGGAGGTGAATGGGCAATACTGGCATTGCTTATCGTCGGTGGGCTCATCATGCTGTTCCCCTTGCTTGTCATTCTGCTGAACGCCTTCAAGTCCGCGACCGACTATGCGACGAACGGGCCGTTGGGGTTTCCGAGGGAATTTTCGCTCAAGGGAATCCAGACGTTCTGGAATGCGACCGAATTCCCTTGGAGGATCTGGACGTCGGTGTGGACGTCCGGACTTGTGGCGGCATTCGCCGTCGTGCTGTCGTCTCTCTCCGCCTACGCACTGGGAATAGGTCGTGTCAAGGGCAGATCCTGGATCGTTCTGTTGATCATGCTTGCCAACATGATGCCCCAGGAAGCGCTTCTCTATCCGTTGTACATGATGTTCAAGAGCATCGGGCTATATGATTCGGATTGGGCGATTGTGATCATCTTCACCGTTCTGCAATCGGCATTCGGAACCTATTTGCTCTCGTCTGTCTATGGGACCTTTCCCAAGGCGATTCTCGAAGCGGCCACCATCGATGGCGCAAGCAGATGGCAGATTTTCCATAAGGTGGTGTTGCCGGTCTCCAGGCCGACGCTTTCAGTGCTGCTGGTGTTCTTCTTCGTCTGGACATGGAACGAATACATGATTCCCAACGCCTTCCTCATCTCAAGCAGGACCCAGACAGTGCCGATAGCATTGTCCACGCTTTCCGGCCAGAACATGATGGATGCCACCACCACTGCGGGCGCATCGTTGATCAGCATCGTTCCGACCCTCATCTTCTTCCTCATTTTCCAAAAGACACTGGCCCGTGGCATCACCGTTGGTTCGGTGAAGTAG
- the yicI gene encoding alpha-xylosidase, protein MKFSNGYWLRKEHVSAIFARQIHEVASSADGHSMDILVPCAYLNDRADSVNLPAFNVHVSSPAEGVIRVHASHWRGARCDEGFPFEDEDYESGAVASCDGRTVFSSGPMSLEVCDGAAWGMRFCVDGTVIAQMAEKSLARYVLDAQASVSSSPAGDEFSPSLSGLAKDESDAFTAVGLSINPDETIYGFGERFGPFVKNGQSIDIWNMDGGTASDQAYKNVPFYLSSAGYGILVNQRGHVSFEVGSENTNEVQFSVPGESVDFLVFYGPTPKRILDRYTRLLGRPAIVPAWSYGLWLTTSFTTEYDDQTVNEMVKGMFDRGIPLSAFHYDCFWMRQFHWTDFTWDSEKFKDPRETLARLHNDRKLHVCAWINPYIAQNGSMFDEGRDRGYLVRRPDGEIWQTDLWQAGMGLVDFTNPEAYRWFQGKVRDLVHMGIDAIKTDFGERIPTDVAWFDGSDPQIMHNWYTQLYNQAVFEVLEQERGVGNAVLYARSATAGGQKQPIHWGGDCESTFESMAESLRGGLSLASSGFGYWSHDIGGFEGEHPDSSVYKRWVAFGLLSSHSRMHGSKAYRVPWLFDEVDRDKGLSVPDNESAVAVARKFTHLKLDLLPYLYAAGVEAHEFGTPVMRPMYMEFPDDLNARNLHQQYMLGPSLLVAPVFTYSGDVSYYLPAGCWTNWFSGEQVSSETGIWRHERHAFDSIPLWIRDGSLIVTGRNHDSPEYEYGRDPIIIVSFSRHHAEDSLSAVVTESDGGKVTFTATRDGDGVRLRSSDSRDFTARDVLGQERRSHGGELVL, encoded by the coding sequence GTGAAATTCTCAAACGGCTATTGGCTGCGCAAAGAGCATGTATCTGCGATATTCGCACGCCAAATCCATGAGGTGGCCTCAAGTGCCGACGGGCACTCCATGGATATCCTGGTTCCTTGCGCATACCTCAACGATAGAGCCGACTCGGTGAATCTGCCTGCGTTCAACGTGCATGTCTCGTCCCCCGCAGAAGGTGTGATCCGCGTCCACGCATCTCATTGGAGGGGCGCTCGCTGCGATGAAGGGTTTCCCTTCGAAGATGAGGACTATGAGTCAGGAGCGGTTGCATCCTGCGACGGAAGGACGGTCTTCTCGAGTGGTCCGATGTCGTTGGAAGTCTGCGACGGTGCGGCATGGGGGATGCGATTCTGCGTCGATGGTACCGTGATAGCGCAGATGGCGGAGAAATCACTTGCACGATATGTCCTCGATGCCCAGGCCTCCGTCTCGTCCTCGCCTGCGGGTGATGAATTCTCCCCAAGCCTGTCTGGTCTGGCGAAGGATGAATCGGATGCATTCACCGCTGTGGGACTCAGCATCAATCCGGATGAGACGATCTATGGATTCGGGGAACGATTCGGGCCATTTGTGAAGAACGGCCAGTCAATCGACATCTGGAACATGGATGGTGGAACGGCGTCGGACCAGGCCTATAAGAACGTTCCGTTCTATCTCAGCTCGGCCGGATATGGAATCCTCGTCAATCAGCGGGGCCATGTCTCCTTTGAGGTCGGTTCGGAGAACACGAATGAAGTTCAATTCAGCGTCCCTGGCGAATCGGTCGACTTCCTCGTCTTCTACGGGCCGACTCCGAAGCGGATCCTTGACCGTTACACGAGACTGCTTGGCAGGCCGGCGATAGTGCCTGCATGGTCGTATGGTCTGTGGCTGACCACCTCATTCACGACGGAGTATGATGACCAGACCGTGAATGAGATGGTCAAGGGGATGTTCGACAGAGGCATTCCTCTGAGCGCGTTCCATTATGACTGCTTCTGGATGCGGCAGTTCCATTGGACGGATTTCACCTGGGATAGCGAAAAATTCAAGGACCCGAGGGAGACTCTCGCCCGCTTGCACAATGACAGGAAGCTTCATGTATGCGCGTGGATCAATCCCTACATCGCACAGAATGGAAGCATGTTCGATGAGGGGAGGGATCGCGGATATCTTGTTCGAAGGCCGGATGGCGAGATATGGCAGACGGATCTTTGGCAGGCAGGCATGGGACTTGTCGATTTCACCAACCCAGAGGCGTATCGGTGGTTCCAGGGGAAGGTTCGCGATCTTGTCCATATGGGCATCGATGCGATCAAAACGGATTTCGGCGAACGAATACCCACGGATGTCGCTTGGTTCGATGGATCGGATCCGCAGATAATGCATAATTGGTATACGCAGCTCTATAACCAGGCGGTGTTCGAAGTCCTCGAGCAGGAACGGGGTGTCGGCAATGCCGTGCTGTATGCTCGATCGGCAACCGCCGGCGGGCAGAAGCAGCCAATACATTGGGGAGGCGACTGCGAATCCACCTTCGAAAGCATGGCTGAGTCTCTGCGCGGAGGTCTGTCGTTGGCCTCGTCAGGCTTTGGATACTGGAGCCATGACATCGGAGGCTTCGAGGGGGAGCACCCGGATTCGTCGGTGTACAAGCGATGGGTCGCCTTCGGTCTGCTGAGCTCTCACTCACGAATGCATGGTTCGAAGGCCTATCGGGTGCCTTGGCTGTTCGATGAGGTGGACAGGGACAAGGGTCTGAGCGTGCCGGACAATGAGAGTGCGGTTGCGGTCGCTCGTAAGTTCACCCATCTCAAGCTTGACCTGCTGCCGTATCTCTATGCCGCGGGAGTCGAGGCCCATGAGTTCGGCACGCCGGTGATGAGACCCATGTACATGGAGTTTCCCGACGACCTGAACGCCCGCAACCTCCATCAGCAATACATGCTCGGGCCCTCGTTGCTGGTGGCGCCTGTCTTTACGTATTCAGGTGATGTGTCTTACTATCTTCCCGCAGGCTGCTGGACTAACTGGTTCTCTGGGGAACAGGTCAGCAGCGAGACAGGAATCTGGCGACATGAGCGGCATGCCTTCGATTCGATTCCATTATGGATCAGGGATGGCTCGCTTATCGTGACCGGCAGGAACCACGATTCTCCGGAATATGAGTATGGACGCGATCCGATCATCATTGTGAGCTTCTCAAGGCATCATGCTGAGGACTCGCTGTCTGCCGTGGTCACGGAATCGGACGGCGGCAAGGTGACGTTCACCGCGACCCGTGACGGTGACGGAGTCCGGCTGAGGAGCTCGGATTCTCGAGATTTCACCGCACGCGACGTTCTGGGGCAGGAACGGCGCTCGCATGGTGGGGAGCTTGTTCTCTAG
- a CDS encoding sugar-binding transcriptional regulator, whose translation MFVKDDSLVSSTSRKHIDLVLRIARSYYLESHTQSEIAKEFGYSRPSIARLLKESRDRNMVHIEINHPIERLEALEKDLVKRFGLKYARVGEPRPGEDPTRVVSQCAASLFTEHMLPDSLVTVSNGNAVASTVHEVPLQDWPKTNVTQMIGSLSPRNALTDSPEICRLLAQRLGGTFTQLPVPMILSNAGVTRAMREEGQIAATLTLGGGADIALVGVGAVSKMRLGHIFDSYVTPEILEEIVSKGAVGHICGHHIDALGRHVQTSLCERTISIDFERLQRIPLVIGIAWGAIKVPAIRACLLGRLISALATDRWTAEQLLDAQ comes from the coding sequence ATGTTTGTCAAAGATGATTCTCTGGTCTCCTCCACCTCTCGCAAGCACATCGACCTTGTCTTGAGGATTGCACGGAGCTATTATCTCGAATCTCACACCCAGAGTGAGATCGCGAAGGAATTCGGATATTCGAGGCCGTCGATCGCCCGGCTGCTGAAGGAATCACGAGATCGCAACATGGTGCACATCGAGATCAACCATCCCATTGAGCGTCTGGAAGCCTTGGAAAAGGACCTTGTCAAGCGTTTCGGGCTGAAATATGCGAGAGTGGGCGAACCACGTCCCGGAGAGGACCCCACCAGGGTCGTCTCCCAATGCGCGGCTTCGCTGTTCACCGAGCATATGCTGCCTGACTCGCTGGTGACTGTCTCCAATGGAAATGCAGTCGCCTCGACCGTTCATGAGGTGCCGCTGCAGGATTGGCCGAAAACAAACGTCACACAGATGATCGGTTCTCTGTCGCCGCGAAATGCTCTGACGGATTCTCCGGAAATATGCAGGCTGCTCGCTCAGCGACTGGGAGGGACATTCACCCAGCTTCCCGTTCCGATGATCCTGTCCAACGCAGGAGTGACCAGGGCGATGAGGGAAGAGGGCCAGATCGCAGCCACGTTGACACTCGGCGGCGGCGCGGACATAGCCCTGGTCGGAGTGGGCGCCGTTTCGAAGATGAGGTTGGGCCATATATTCGATTCGTACGTCACTCCAGAGATTCTTGAGGAAATAGTCAGCAAGGGAGCTGTCGGCCACATCTGTGGACATCATATCGACGCTTTGGGCAGACACGTGCAGACAAGCCTATGCGAAAGGACGATTTCAATAGATTTCGAAAGGCTGCAGAGAATACCTCTTGTCATAGGAATAGCCTGGGGAGCGATCAAGGTGCCTGCAATACGGGCATGTCTCCTGGGAAGGCTGATATCGGCACTTGCCACAGACAGGTGGACCGCCGAGCAGCTCTTGGATGCACAGTGA
- a CDS encoding phosphotriesterase, with product MSFARTIFGDVDPETLGVVNSHDHLIRVGAGEVYLDKDHQLDSVEKAEEEAGYFAKASLNWSKNGGTVVDMCPINCGRCPDKLAEVGRNVDNLQIIAATGFHREHVYLETQSHWINRYPVEKIADLVIADIEQGIDRNDYSGPIVERSQYKAGVIKIGTAYGMITPFEHKCMEAAAKASLATGAPINTHTTYGTCGLEQAKTLIELGVPADRISIGHIQRNADVYYLEQILDLGVYLEIDGTNRIKYQPDSNRIVELAAFKKDGFEDRILLGTDSGKRSYQKAYGSVSGVDYNPAVDGPRMLDEGFDPKYVDKLLMKNAQNFFTFRNEQ from the coding sequence ATGTCGTTTGCACGCACCATTTTTGGCGATGTCGATCCCGAAACACTCGGAGTAGTGAACAGTCACGATCATCTGATCCGCGTCGGAGCAGGTGAGGTCTATCTGGACAAGGACCATCAGCTCGATTCCGTGGAGAAGGCCGAGGAAGAGGCTGGCTACTTCGCGAAGGCTTCCCTGAACTGGAGCAAGAATGGCGGAACCGTCGTAGACATGTGCCCGATCAACTGTGGGCGCTGCCCTGACAAGCTCGCCGAGGTTGGCAGGAACGTCGACAATCTGCAGATCATCGCCGCGACCGGGTTCCATCGCGAGCATGTCTATCTCGAAACCCAGTCGCACTGGATCAACCGCTATCCAGTCGAGAAGATTGCAGATCTCGTCATCGCAGACATCGAGCAAGGCATTGACAGGAATGACTACAGCGGTCCGATCGTGGAAAGAAGCCAATACAAGGCAGGAGTCATCAAGATCGGCACGGCCTATGGAATGATCACGCCATTCGAGCACAAATGCATGGAGGCTGCGGCCAAGGCATCCCTGGCCACGGGAGCGCCGATAAACACACATACCACATATGGGACCTGCGGACTGGAACAGGCGAAGACCCTGATCGAGCTGGGAGTCCCTGCGGACAGGATATCGATCGGTCACATTCAGCGAAATGCCGACGTCTACTACCTTGAACAGATCCTTGACCTCGGCGTCTATCTCGAAATCGATGGCACGAATCGAATCAAGTATCAGCCTGATTCGAATAGAATCGTCGAGCTTGCCGCCTTCAAGAAGGATGGCTTCGAAGACAGGATTCTGTTGGGAACGGATTCCGGAAAGCGTTCGTACCAAAAGGCATATGGCTCCGTTTCCGGCGTTGACTACAATCCTGCCGTCGATGGTCCGAGAATGCTTGACGAAGGCTTCGATCCGAAATATGTCGACAAGCTTCTGATGAAGAATGCACAGAACTTCTTTACTTTCAGGAATGAGCAATGA
- a CDS encoding 3-keto-L-gulonate-6-phosphate decarboxylase UlaD, translating into MSENKLDRPELQIALDTFDMPSALRPLNAAVSKVDVVECGTVLIIAEGLKAVREVRALYPNKTILADVRIAEAGAVISRACFEAGANWVSVVAGASLTTVEQVVKVAREFSGEVQIELGEHYDANQARRWREIGATQVIVHRSRDAEAAGKLTWGKDDIDRIRELHGMGFKVTITGGIKVADIPLFAGVPVGVIISGRGIVQAKDPLTAATELRDTIEKVWPQ; encoded by the coding sequence ATGTCAGAAAACAAGCTTGATCGTCCGGAACTTCAGATTGCCCTCGACACCTTTGATATGCCGAGTGCCTTGAGACCGCTCAACGCAGCGGTGAGCAAGGTGGACGTCGTCGAGTGCGGCACCGTCCTGATCATTGCGGAGGGTCTCAAGGCGGTCAGAGAGGTCCGAGCGCTCTATCCGAACAAGACGATTCTTGCGGACGTGCGCATTGCGGAGGCGGGTGCCGTCATCTCGCGCGCATGCTTCGAAGCAGGTGCAAACTGGGTTTCCGTGGTCGCAGGTGCGAGCCTGACGACTGTCGAACAGGTCGTGAAGGTCGCCAGGGAGTTCTCCGGTGAAGTGCAGATTGAACTCGGAGAGCATTACGACGCGAATCAGGCTCGCAGATGGCGTGAAATCGGTGCTACCCAGGTCATCGTGCATCGTTCGCGGGATGCAGAGGCAGCCGGCAAGCTTACCTGGGGCAAGGACGACATCGACAGAATCCGCGAATTGCATGGCATGGGCTTCAAGGTCACCATAACCGGTGGCATCAAGGTCGCTGACATCCCATTGTTCGCTGGCGTTCCGGTGGGGGTGATCATCTCTGGCCGGGGAATCGTCCAGGCCAAGGATCCTTTGACTGCTGCCACTGAGCTTCGGGATACCATCGAGAAAGTGTGGCCACAATGA
- a CDS encoding L-ribulose-5-phosphate 3-epimerase: protein MSGSVTLGIYEKALVHMDDWGRMLRQVRQAGFAFMDLSVDESPERMSRLDWDARQRREFANAATDEGVQIGGMCLSCHRKVGPGSADAPTRAQAVDIFHKAIDLCFDTHIPVIQVAGYYAYYEQPDSGQRERYVQSLANAAQYAAQAGVMLGIENVDGNDVTSITKGLSICDEIHSAWLTMYPDIGNLAEQRLNTVQELRAASGRMLAIHVKDVLPGRPRRIPMGTGTADFPAAFEELARQNWSGRMMLEMWNDDSPDSIQVCASSREKVQHWLSDANIEVVQRQ, encoded by the coding sequence ATGAGCGGCTCCGTCACCCTCGGCATCTATGAGAAGGCTCTGGTGCATATGGATGACTGGGGCAGGATGCTTCGGCAGGTCCGCCAGGCTGGCTTCGCCTTCATGGATCTTTCGGTCGATGAGAGTCCCGAAAGAATGTCAAGGCTTGATTGGGATGCTCGGCAACGCCGTGAATTCGCGAATGCGGCCACGGATGAAGGCGTCCAGATCGGCGGCATGTGCCTGAGCTGCCATCGCAAGGTTGGCCCAGGATCAGCCGATGCACCGACGCGAGCGCAGGCCGTCGATATCTTCCACAAGGCGATCGACCTCTGCTTCGACACCCATATCCCCGTGATTCAGGTTGCCGGGTACTACGCATACTATGAGCAGCCCGATTCCGGCCAGCGTGAACGTTACGTGCAGTCGCTTGCGAATGCGGCTCAGTACGCCGCGCAGGCTGGGGTCATGCTGGGAATCGAAAACGTCGATGGCAACGATGTGACTTCCATCACCAAGGGATTGAGCATCTGCGATGAAATACATTCGGCATGGTTGACCATGTATCCTGACATTGGCAATCTTGCCGAACAACGGCTGAATACCGTTCAGGAGCTTCGAGCCGCATCTGGAAGGATGCTGGCCATACATGTCAAGGATGTGCTTCCAGGCAGGCCGAGAAGAATTCCGATGGGGACTGGGACCGCCGACTTCCCTGCGGCCTTCGAGGAGCTTGCTCGGCAGAATTGGTCGGGACGCATGATGCTGGAAATGTGGAACGATGATTCGCCTGATTCGATTCAGGTGTGCGCGAGCTCTCGTGAGAAGGTTCAGCATTGGCTCAGCGACGCCAATATCGAAGTGGTCCAGCGGCAATAG
- a CDS encoding sugar kinase, translating to MMNNPTFDLSTIGEGQIRLTVNRGERLMSARSVRMNPACSEANVAGLLSQLGRKTQWSSSLPDGDLGEYVLSEYRSVGVNMDAMIRKPGGRMALYFMEPGEAPMPANVIYDREWTPFRATGIEEYDWDTIFDTKILFLTGITAALTDTTAQVVRYAADEAHKRGIDIVLDVNFRSKLWDGEHARRVLEPIAKMAKVLFCSISDARKVFGIEGSAPDVCKAIRARFGNEYVVSTNHLDGPYLCGPNGFTSYVTTPVPIVDRPGAGDSFVSATIHGYLSGDIKQGVAWGQKASEFAITHMGDLTRIRPDELHIPLGSDINR from the coding sequence ATGATGAACAATCCAACCTTTGATCTTTCCACAATAGGAGAGGGACAGATTCGTCTGACAGTCAACAGGGGTGAGCGTCTGATGAGCGCGCGCTCCGTTCGGATGAATCCGGCATGCTCCGAGGCCAATGTCGCCGGACTCCTCTCTCAGCTTGGCCGCAAGACCCAGTGGTCCTCGTCCCTCCCGGACGGAGACTTGGGCGAATACGTACTGAGCGAATACCGTTCGGTCGGCGTCAACATGGATGCCATGATTCGCAAGCCGGGCGGCAGGATGGCGCTGTATTTCATGGAGCCAGGAGAAGCACCGATGCCAGCCAACGTCATCTACGATCGCGAATGGACTCCCTTCCGTGCGACCGGAATAGAGGAGTATGACTGGGACACCATATTCGATACGAAGATTCTCTTCCTAACCGGCATTACCGCGGCTCTGACCGACACCACCGCGCAGGTGGTCCGATACGCTGCCGATGAGGCGCATAAGCGCGGAATCGACATCGTTCTTGATGTGAATTTCCGCAGCAAGCTATGGGATGGGGAACATGCCCGCAGGGTTCTCGAACCGATTGCCAAGATGGCAAAGGTGCTGTTCTGCTCAATTTCAGATGCCAGGAAGGTCTTTGGAATCGAAGGGTCGGCTCCCGACGTATGCAAGGCGATCCGAGCCCGATTTGGAAACGAATATGTCGTATCCACGAATCATCTTGACGGACCCTATCTCTGTGGGCCCAATGGCTTCACCTCATACGTGACCACGCCCGTGCCGATAGTCGATCGTCCTGGAGCCGGAGACTCCTTCGTGTCCGCGACGATTCATGGATATCTTTCCGGAGACATCAAGCAGGGTGTGGCTTGGGGTCAGAAGGCTTCCGAATTCGCGATCACCCATATGGGTGATCTGACTAGAATCAGGCCGGATGAGCTGCACATTCCCCTGGGCAGTGACATCAATCGATGA
- a CDS encoding MFS transporter has translation MNDSTNVGQGTIARTAYEQIDARPLTGHQKSLVGLAVVGNISEFFDMFLIGFVVSLLTDAWSLTGVEAGVILACSGLGTVIGSIMWGGMSDRYGRKHAFQWCVICFVVFTALSVFLPNRAWVLLALLRVGVGIGVGGLNITSIPYVQEFVPTKQRGVLAGLASVFIPLGLLLGSISQSLVGDNWRLLIALGVLPVFLLFWLRTVPESPRFYQTKGQDDQARASLAWALEIEPNEVGSLPEMKVVKKASYRLLFSSHMKPLVIISLGSFCFILGSFAIQSWGQTLMKDAFGFSTQMVAYLFMGVSVADCIGRFGSAWLADRIGRRWTMFSFGIIGAVGCFYASFFHNSGWQFYVAILIIMTFADGVFGILNAFGGEQFSNDVRSTGLGLGYGIGAIAKIVGPAFMGILVGGSFVAQHIDISVITTAFTFFGVCLVIGAITYLFAQETKGKKLENL, from the coding sequence ATGAATGATTCAACGAATGTCGGCCAGGGCACAATCGCCAGGACGGCATATGAGCAAATTGATGCACGACCGCTGACCGGTCATCAGAAAAGTCTGGTAGGGCTTGCAGTCGTAGGGAACATCTCGGAATTCTTCGACATGTTCCTCATCGGATTCGTGGTTTCCCTGCTCACCGACGCATGGAGCCTCACCGGAGTCGAAGCGGGCGTGATATTGGCCTGCTCCGGTCTTGGCACGGTGATCGGCTCCATCATGTGGGGAGGAATGTCCGACAGATATGGCAGAAAGCATGCGTTCCAATGGTGTGTGATCTGCTTCGTGGTGTTCACTGCTCTTTCGGTCTTCCTTCCGAACAGGGCATGGGTATTGCTGGCATTGTTGCGAGTCGGCGTGGGAATCGGGGTCGGCGGACTCAACATAACGTCAATCCCATATGTTCAGGAATTCGTGCCGACCAAGCAGAGGGGAGTCCTTGCAGGCTTGGCTTCCGTCTTCATTCCCCTTGGATTGCTTCTTGGGTCGATTTCTCAAAGCCTGGTTGGCGATAACTGGAGACTGCTCATCGCTCTAGGCGTGTTGCCGGTATTCCTGCTGTTCTGGTTGAGGACGGTTCCCGAGTCTCCCCGCTTCTATCAGACGAAGGGACAGGACGATCAGGCCCGAGCGTCATTGGCCTGGGCGCTGGAGATTGAGCCGAATGAGGTTGGCAGCCTGCCAGAGATGAAGGTCGTGAAGAAGGCAAGCTATCGTCTGCTGTTCTCCTCGCATATGAAGCCGCTCGTGATCATCTCTCTGGGATCGTTCTGCTTCATTCTCGGCAGCTTCGCAATCCAGTCATGGGGCCAGACCTTGATGAAGGATGCATTCGGATTCTCAACACAGATGGTCGCATATCTCTTCATGGGGGTTTCGGTCGCAGACTGCATCGGTCGCTTTGGATCCGCATGGCTTGCAGACAGGATAGGGCGCCGTTGGACCATGTTCAGCTTTGGCATCATCGGTGCCGTTGGATGCTTCTATGCGTCGTTCTTCCACAATTCGGGCTGGCAGTTCTACGTCGCCATCCTTATCATCATGACGTTTGCCGATGGCGTCTTCGGAATACTGAACGCATTCGGAGGCGAGCAGTTCTCGAACGATGTCCGTTCGACTGGACTTGGACTTGGATACGGCATTGGCGCGATAGCCAAGATCGTCGGGCCTGCATTCATGGGCATCCTTGTCGGCGGAAGCTTCGTCGCTCAGCACATAGACATTTCGGTCATCACCACGGCATTCACCTTCTTTGGCGTATGCCTCGTCATTGGGGCGATAACGTATCTGTTCGCGCAGGAGACCAAGGGAAAGAAACTGGAGAACCTCTAG
- a CDS encoding L-ribulose-5-phosphate 4-epimerase yields the protein MTSLQDYSEEVRAEVKQVRETVATLHRQLIQWNLVVWTAGNVSQRLHSADLMVIKPSGVRYEYLTPQSMVVTDLDGNLVDGAEAPSSDTASHAYVYRHMPNVFGVVHTHSTYATAWAATGRNIPCALTMMGDEFGGPVPVGPFCLIGSEEIGKGVVETLKKYPFSPAVLMKNHGPFCIGKDAESAVKAAAMTEEVAHTVWAAEQVGTPIEIQQKDIERLNDRYQHVYGQN from the coding sequence ATGACTTCTTTGCAGGATTATTCTGAGGAAGTGCGCGCCGAGGTGAAGCAGGTTCGCGAGACTGTCGCGACCTTGCACCGACAGCTGATTCAGTGGAACCTGGTCGTATGGACCGCTGGCAATGTTTCGCAGCGGCTTCATTCTGCGGACCTGATGGTGATCAAACCATCTGGGGTTCGATATGAATACCTCACGCCCCAGTCCATGGTCGTGACCGATCTGGACGGAAATCTGGTCGATGGCGCCGAGGCTCCCTCGTCGGATACGGCATCGCACGCCTATGTCTATCGGCATATGCCGAATGTGTTCGGAGTCGTTCACACACATTCGACCTATGCCACGGCATGGGCGGCGACAGGGAGGAACATCCCCTGCGCGTTGACGATGATGGGCGATGAATTCGGAGGCCCTGTGCCGGTGGGGCCATTCTGTCTCATCGGTTCGGAGGAGATAGGCAAGGGAGTCGTTGAGACTCTCAAGAAATATCCGTTCTCCCCGGCGGTTCTCATGAAGAATCATGGGCCCTTCTGCATTGGAAAGGATGCCGAATCCGCAGTGAAGGCCGCTGCAATGACAGAAGAGGTCGCGCATACGGTCTGGGCGGCGGAGCAGGTTGGAACCCCGATCGAGATTCAGCAGAAGGACATCGAAAGACTCAATGACCGCTATCAGCATGTGTACGGGCAGAATTAG
- a CDS encoding Rrf2 family transcriptional regulator, giving the protein MKMKKSLEQAACVLLLLSLQKGHKPVKSAVISRRLDVSASYLKKIVPHLVSEGLVTSDASKDGGYALSRSIDDITMLDVFYAIEGHGHFYELSHFAQKIFHSGDRVMQSEHEIMDVMSRAERLFLDELSRYPLSRALEGIDYVNGTVDWSEITTNRHICPPCKEASNEER; this is encoded by the coding sequence ATGAAAATGAAGAAAAGTCTGGAACAGGCTGCCTGCGTGCTACTGCTGCTTTCGCTCCAAAAGGGGCATAAGCCCGTCAAGAGCGCCGTCATCAGTCGTCGGCTTGATGTGTCAGCCTCATATCTGAAGAAGATCGTTCCGCATCTGGTCTCGGAGGGGCTTGTCACTTCCGATGCAAGCAAGGATGGCGGCTATGCGCTCTCGCGCTCCATTGACGACATCACGATGCTTGACGTGTTCTATGCGATCGAAGGGCATGGGCATTTCTATGAGCTCTCGCATTTCGCACAGAAGATCTTTCACAGTGGCGACCGAGTGATGCAGAGCGAGCACGAGATCATGGATGTCATGTCTCGGGCGGAGCGGTTGTTTCTTGACGAGTTGAGCAGATACCCGCTTTCGAGGGCGCTTGAGGGAATCGACTACGTGAACGGAACCGTTGACTGGAGCGAGATCACCACGAACCGGCATATATGCCCGCCGTGCAAGGAGGCCAGCAATGAAGAACGCTAA